A genomic region of Desulfotignum phosphitoxidans DSM 13687 contains the following coding sequences:
- a CDS encoding VanZ family protein — protein MKYRVLLFLYLAFLVVMVVVPLGGLNTTLSDTFLFQLRLDYLVHAVVFAPLVVLWRLSFTRHPLWMIILTGLALAVGLEGIQFLLPYRAWNVNDAVGNAVGVVMGCALVGGVRLGLLAYCR, from the coding sequence ATGAAATATCGGGTTTTGTTGTTCTTGTATCTGGCGTTTCTGGTGGTGATGGTGGTGGTGCCCCTGGGCGGTTTGAATACCACCCTGTCAGATACTTTTTTGTTTCAACTGCGGCTGGATTATCTGGTTCATGCGGTGGTGTTTGCGCCGCTGGTGGTGCTGTGGCGGTTGAGCTTTACCCGCCATCCCCTGTGGATGATAATACTGACGGGCCTGGCCCTGGCTGTGGGGTTGGAGGGGATTCAATTTCTGCTGCCCTACCGGGCCTGGAATGTGAATGATGCGGTGGGCAATGCGGTGGGGGTGGTGATGGGATGTGCCCTGGTGGGTGGGGTCAGGCTTGGCTTGTTGGCTTATTGTAGGTGA
- a CDS encoding toxin-antitoxin system TumE family protein — MQIVLIDNSVLHVREYNDEFERNYSFHWQNSQGAFLMRWDNAPHHRHLKTYPNHMHRNDLIEESDVITLKDVLKYITSCI, encoded by the coding sequence ATGCAAATTGTGCTCATAGATAACAGTGTCTTACATGTCCGCGAATATAATGATGAATTCGAACGAAATTATTCTTTTCACTGGCAGAACTCCCAGGGCGCATTTTTGATGCGATGGGATAATGCACCTCATCATAGACATTTGAAAACATATCCGAACCATATGCACAGAAATGACCTCATTGAAGAAAGTGACGTCATTACGCTCAAAGACGTATTGAAATATATAACATCCTGTATTTGA
- a CDS encoding DUF4143 domain-containing protein encodes MLKKHTDKIIITTPKDTHKTIIGIARNNKETLLNINLERYPELAPIFSGKDPIEIIQQLEFLPNMGEINKNALLFLDEIQAVPEAIAALRYFYEDKPEIPVICAGSLLEFVLSDHSFIMHYTPDQKIGEIVHNRLSSLLRSYYYIGGMPEAIAVFADSHCSGLPLQADLEEKVYKTLFLDVGLMNAVCGLNWHIVSQMDDIKLINEGAIAEQFIGQHLQHLLADSPNRDLTYWLREGRSSNAELDFVIGIAGSIIPIEVKAGPTGKLKSLHQFMGQKKAPFAIRFDSSLPSVHQIKTVINIGKERKDVNYPLISLPLYLIERLEFIVEDYLEHHPYS; translated from the coding sequence ATTCTGAAGAAACATACCGATAAAATAATAATAACAACACCAAAAGACACCCATAAAACAATAATTGGGATTGCCAGAAACAATAAAGAAACGTTGCTGAATATCAATTTAGAACGTTATCCTGAATTAGCACCGATATTTTCAGGTAAAGATCCAATTGAAATTATTCAGCAGCTTGAATTTTTACCAAACATGGGAGAAATCAATAAAAATGCACTCCTTTTCCTGGATGAAATCCAGGCTGTTCCCGAGGCAATTGCTGCATTACGTTATTTTTATGAAGACAAACCGGAAATTCCGGTGATATGCGCAGGCTCTCTGCTTGAGTTTGTCTTAAGTGATCATTCCTTTATCATGCACTATACCCCGGATCAAAAAATTGGTGAAATTGTACACAATCGTTTATCAAGTTTATTACGTTCCTATTATTATATTGGAGGCATGCCCGAAGCAATAGCAGTTTTTGCAGACAGCCATTGCTCAGGCCTTCCCCTGCAGGCTGATCTTGAAGAAAAAGTGTATAAAACCCTTTTTCTCGATGTCGGTTTGATGAATGCCGTTTGCGGTTTGAACTGGCACATAGTCTCTCAAATGGATGATATAAAATTGATCAATGAAGGTGCCATTGCCGAACAGTTTATAGGGCAGCACTTGCAGCATCTGCTTGCAGATTCTCCAAACAGGGACTTAACATACTGGTTGCGTGAGGGCCGCTCATCCAATGCAGAATTAGATTTTGTTATCGGGATTGCAGGCAGCATAATTCCCATAGAGGTAAAAGCAGGACCTACTGGAAAATTAAAGTCTTTGCACCAGTTTATGGGACAAAAAAAAGCACCATTTGCTATTCGGTTTGATTCATCCTTACCATCTGTTCATCAAATAAAGACAGTTATTAATATCGGTAAAGAGCGCAAGGATGTAAACTATCCATTAATTTCACTGCCGTTATATCTAATTGAACGCCTGGAATTTATTGTTGAGGACTATTTGGAACATCATCCATATTCTTAA